One part of the Pseudopipra pipra isolate bDixPip1 chromosome 3, bDixPip1.hap1, whole genome shotgun sequence genome encodes these proteins:
- the PREB gene encoding prolactin regulatory element-binding protein isoform X2, whose amino-acid sequence MAPRRPPELYRAPFPLYTVRLHPRRALAITAGGGGAAKTGIRNGVHFLQLEQIGGQLSASLLHCHDTETRATMTMALAGDVIAAGQDNSCHILRFTLQEPEGPGTAGRDGGGDKGVRRRRGPGGGAPGDTQGRPREVRVESLHRVRTDTSADALQKAVRFSSDGALLATGGADGFLRLWEFPSMKKMLEFKAHDGEIEDIALGPDNKVVTAGRDFQCCVWQQDQLVTGLRWHENLPGIPDKAYRYQACRFGAVEDSAGALRLYTVQVPHKRERRPPPCYLTKWDGKNFLPLLTRPCGSEVISCLSISDSGTFLGLGTVTGSVAIHIAFSLQRLYYVKEAHGIVVTDVAFVPESQPGRELLGGHEAALLSVAVDSRCKLHLLPTRRSLPVWLLLLLCAGLIVATILLLQLAFPGFL is encoded by the exons ATGGCGCCCCGGCGCCCCCCGGAGCTGTACCGGGCGCCGTTCCCGCTCTACACCGTCCGCCTCCACCCGCGCCGGGCGCTCGCCATCaccgccggcggcggcggcgccgccaaGACCGGCATCCGCAATGGCGTG cacttcctgcagctggagcagatcGGGGGGCAGCTCAGCGCCTCGCTGCTGCACTGCCACGACACCGAGACCCGCGCCACCATGACCATGGCGCTGGCCGGGGACGTGATCGCCGCCGGGCAGGACAACAGCTGCCACATCCTGCGCTTCACCCTGCAGGAGCCCGAGGGCCCGGGCACCGCCGGGCGCGACG GCGGGGGGGACAAGGGCgtgcggcggcggcgcggccccggcgggggggcCCCGGGGGACACGCAGGGCCGGCCCCGCGAGGTGAGGGTGGAGAGCCTGCACCGCGTGCGCACCGACACCAGCGCCGACGCCCTGCAGAAGGCCGTGCGCTTCAGCAGCGACGGCGCCCTGCTGGCCACCGGCGGGGCCGACGGCTTCCTGCGCCTCTGGGAG TTCCCCAGCATGAAGAAGATGCTGGAGTTCAAGGCCCACGATGGGGAGATCGAGGACATTGCACTCGGCCCTGACAACAAG GTGGTGACGGCAGGGAGGGACTTCCAGTGCTGcgtgtggcagcaggaccagctgGTGACGGGGCTGCGCTGGCACGAGAACCTGCCCGGCATCCCCGACAAGGCCTATCGCTACCAGGCCTGCCG GTTCGGGGCGGTGGAGGACAGTGCTGGGGCGCTGCGGCTCTACACGGTGCAGGTGCCCCACAAGCGGGAGCGCCGCCCCCCGCCCTGCTACCTGACCAAGTGGGACGGGAAGAACTTCCTGCCGCTGCTGACACGGCCCTGCGGCTCCGAGGTCATCTCCTGCCTCTCCATCAG TGATTCGGGCACTTTCCTGGGGCTGGGCACGGTGACGGGCTCCGTGGCCATCCACATCGCCTTCTCGCTGCAG agGCTGTACTACGTGAAGGAGGCCCACGGCATCGTGGTGACCGACGTGGCCTTTGTCCCCGAGAGCCAGCCCGGGCGGGAGCTGCTGGGGGGCCACGAGGCCGCCCTGCTCAGCGTGGCCGTGGACAGTCGCTGCAAGCTGCACCTGCTGCCCACCCGGC GCTCCCTCCCcgtctggctgctgctgctgctctgtgccgGGCTCATCGTGGCcaccatcctgctgctgcagcttgcCTTCCCGGGCTTCCTgtag
- the SLC5A6 gene encoding sodium-dependent multivitamin transporter isoform X1 — MEFTTIDYTIFVLLLVLSTAIGLFYALSGDRQRTVQEFLLANRDMGCLPVALSLLATFQSAVAILGVPAEIYRFGTEYWFLGCSYFLGLLIPAHVFIPVFYRLRITSTYEYLELRFNKTVRVLGTVTFIFQMVIYMGVVLYAPALALNAVTGFDLWSAVLTMGLVCTLYTTLGGLKAVIWTDVFQTLVMLAGQLAVIVVGAQHVGGMARVWHVAEQEGKISGIDLDPNPLERHTFWTLAMGGVFMMLSLYGVNQAQVQRYLSARSEREAKLSCYAVFPCQQIVLCLSCLTGLVMFVYDREHSLTPRPASSDQLVLFFVMDVLRDLPGLPGLFVACLFSGCLSTISSAFNSLATVTMEDLVRPHLPGLSESRATLLSKLLALGYGLLCLGMAYVSSMLGPVLQAAISIFGMVGGPLLGLFCLGMFFPCANPTGAALGLVAGLAMAFWVGIGGLLKNMRQAGGASPMPNSTALPTVGNLTSILATTLLPPTPTPSPTGLQRFYSLSYMWYSAHNSTTVIVVGVLVSLLTGPTPPEALDPRTISPVVPRLLCCLSPKIRQRLCCGGGDPAQTPGHADATEKSNGIPNGLAPPGPGQREEEEEEGQGYIRSATAPSYAVQETSF, encoded by the exons ATGGAGTTCACCACCATCGACTACACCATCTtcgtgctgctgctggtgctgtcaACGGCCATCGGGCTGTTCTACGCGCTGAGCGGCGACCGGCAGCGCACGGTGCAGGAGTTCCTGCTGGCCAACCGTGACATGGGCTGCCTGCCCGTcgccctgtccctgctggccACCTTCCAGTCGGCCGTGGCCATCCTGGGCGTGCCCGCCGAGATCTACCGCTTCGGCACCGAGTACTGGTTCCTCGGCTGCTCCTACTTCCTGGGGCTGCTCATCCCGGCGCACGTCTTCATCCCCGTCTTCTACCGCCTGCGCATCACCAGCACCTACGAG TATCTGGAGCTGCGCTTCAACAAGACGGTGCGAGTGCTGGGCACCGTCACCTTCATCTTCCAGATG GTCATCTACATGGGCGTGGTGCTCTACGCGCCCGCGCTGGCCCTCAATGCAG TGACGGGCTTTGACCTCTGGAGCGCAGTGCTGACCATGGGGCTGGTCTGCACCCTCTACACTACACTG GGCGGGCTGAAGGCTGTCATCTGGACAGACGTGTTCCAGACGCTGGTGATGCTGGCAGGCCAGCTGGCTGTCATCGTGGTGGGCGCGCAGCACGTGGGCGGCATGGCCCGTGTCTGGCACGTGGCTGAGCAGGAGGGCAAGATCTCTGGCATCGA CCTGGACCCCAACCCCCTGGAGCGCCACACCTTCTGGACCCTGGCCATGGGCGGGGTGTTCATGATGCTGTCGCTGTACGGGGTGAACCAGGCGCAGGTGCAGCGCTACCTCAGTGCCCGCAGTGAGCGGGAGGCCAAACT ctcctgctacGCCGTGTTCCCCTGCCAGCAGATCGTGCTCTGCCTCAGCTGCCTCACGGGCCTCGTCATGTTCGTCTACGACCGGGAGCACTCGCTGACCCCACGCCCTGCCTCCTCTGACCAG ctggtGCTGTTCTTCGTGATGGACGTGCTGCGGGACCTGCCAGGGCTGCCCGGGCTCTTCGTCGCTTGCCTCTTCAGCGGCTGCCTCAG caccATCTCCTCCGCCTTCAACTCACTGGCCACGGTGACCATGGAGGACCTGGTGCGGCCGCACCTCCCTGGGCTGTCGGAGTCACGGGCCACGCTGCTCTCCAAGCTGCTGG ctctcgGTTACgggctgctgtgcctgggcaTGGCGTACGTGTCCTCCATGCTGGGACCTGTGCTGCAG GCGGCCATCAGCATCTTCGGCATGGTGGGGGGCCCCCTCCTGGGGCTCTTCTGCCTCGGCATGTTCTTCCCCTGCGCCAACCCCACG ggagctgccttGGGGCTGGTGGCCGGGCTGGCCATGGCCTTCTGGGTGGGCATCGGCGGCCTCCTGAAGAACATGAGGCAGGCTGGGGGGGCCTCCCCCATGCCCAACAGCACAGCGCTGCCGACTGTGGGCAACCTCACCTCCATCCTGGCTACCACTCTGCTGCCCCCCACGCCGACCCCGAG CCCCACGGGGCTGCAGCGATTCTACAGCCTGTCCTACATGTGGTACAGCGCCCACAACTCCACCACGGTCATCGTGGTGGGGGTCCTTGTCAGCCTGCTCACTG gCCCCACGCCACCAGAGGCCCTGGACCCCCGCACCATCTCCCCCGTGGTGCCCcggctgctctgctgcctgtcccCCAAAATCCGGCAGCGGCTCTGCTGTGGGGGGGGAGACCCTGCCCAG ACCCCTGGCCATGCAGATGccacagagaagagcaatggGATTCCCAACGGCCtggccccccccggccccgggcagcgggaggaggaggaggaggaaggacagGGGTACATCCGCAGTGCCACGGCCCCCTCCTACGCCGTGCAGGAAACCTCCTTCTGA
- the PREB gene encoding prolactin regulatory element-binding protein isoform X3 has protein sequence MAPRRPPELYRAPFPLYTVRLHPRRALAITAGGGGAAKTGIRNGVHFLQLEQIGGQLSASLLHCHDTETRATMTMALAGDVIAAGQDNSCHILRFTLQEPEGPGTAGRDGGGDKGVRRRRGPGGGAPGDTQGRPREVRVESLHRVRTDTSADALQKAVRFSSDGALLATGGADGFLRLWEFPSMKKMLEFKAHDGEIEDIALGPDNKVVTAGRDFQCCVWQQDQLVTGLRWHENLPGIPDKAYRYQACRFGAVEDSAGALRLYTVQVPHKRERRPPPCYLTKWDGKNFLPLLTRPCGSEVISCLSISDSGTFLGLGTVTGSVAIHIAFSLQRLYYVKEAHGIVVTDVAFVPESQPGRELLGGHEAALLSVAVDSRCKLHLLPTRRTSWGCLLLLLPLGK, from the exons ATGGCGCCCCGGCGCCCCCCGGAGCTGTACCGGGCGCCGTTCCCGCTCTACACCGTCCGCCTCCACCCGCGCCGGGCGCTCGCCATCaccgccggcggcggcggcgccgccaaGACCGGCATCCGCAATGGCGTG cacttcctgcagctggagcagatcGGGGGGCAGCTCAGCGCCTCGCTGCTGCACTGCCACGACACCGAGACCCGCGCCACCATGACCATGGCGCTGGCCGGGGACGTGATCGCCGCCGGGCAGGACAACAGCTGCCACATCCTGCGCTTCACCCTGCAGGAGCCCGAGGGCCCGGGCACCGCCGGGCGCGACG GCGGGGGGGACAAGGGCgtgcggcggcggcgcggccccggcgggggggcCCCGGGGGACACGCAGGGCCGGCCCCGCGAGGTGAGGGTGGAGAGCCTGCACCGCGTGCGCACCGACACCAGCGCCGACGCCCTGCAGAAGGCCGTGCGCTTCAGCAGCGACGGCGCCCTGCTGGCCACCGGCGGGGCCGACGGCTTCCTGCGCCTCTGGGAG TTCCCCAGCATGAAGAAGATGCTGGAGTTCAAGGCCCACGATGGGGAGATCGAGGACATTGCACTCGGCCCTGACAACAAG GTGGTGACGGCAGGGAGGGACTTCCAGTGCTGcgtgtggcagcaggaccagctgGTGACGGGGCTGCGCTGGCACGAGAACCTGCCCGGCATCCCCGACAAGGCCTATCGCTACCAGGCCTGCCG GTTCGGGGCGGTGGAGGACAGTGCTGGGGCGCTGCGGCTCTACACGGTGCAGGTGCCCCACAAGCGGGAGCGCCGCCCCCCGCCCTGCTACCTGACCAAGTGGGACGGGAAGAACTTCCTGCCGCTGCTGACACGGCCCTGCGGCTCCGAGGTCATCTCCTGCCTCTCCATCAG TGATTCGGGCACTTTCCTGGGGCTGGGCACGGTGACGGGCTCCGTGGCCATCCACATCGCCTTCTCGCTGCAG agGCTGTACTACGTGAAGGAGGCCCACGGCATCGTGGTGACCGACGTGGCCTTTGTCCCCGAGAGCCAGCCCGGGCGGGAGCTGCTGGGGGGCCACGAGGCCGCCCTGCTCAGCGTGGCCGTGGACAGTCGCTGCAAGCTGCACCTGCTGCCCACCCGGCGTAcgtcctggggctg
- the ATRAID gene encoding all-trans retinoic acid-induced differentiation factor isoform X2, with product MTYPGGAAPDAASARPPRALMTSPPAPRGAAPLPAPLPAPPRSAASAGHRAPLPAPRGAPLGSRGRPARGGEGQPGAMGAVALLLPLLLPLLLPRTARGAAVCGSCPGPPRNGSIVSRFCESRGDTENDGRCCRERGPPPGRLLGLDLSNCSLHSVPPELAEATAAIVLAVPAALECPGGSDAWQDVTVDGSIRRCRGQKNPCNGSAELAWPCPENSACAPDGPGLVQCLCDSPFHSYKCLREGTFPVLLFSGILGTATVSLSLLLWGTQRRKAKTP from the exons ATGACGTATCCtggcggggccgcccccgacGCCGCGTCCGCCCGGCCCCCGCGCGCTCTGATGACGTCACCGCCCGCCCCACGTGgggcggccccgctcccggccccgctcccggccccgccgcgctccgctGCCTCGGCCGGTCACCGCGCCCCGCTGCCCGCGCCGCGGGGGGCCCCGCTCGGGTCCAGAGGCCGCCCGGCCCGCGGAGGGGAGGGACAGCCCGGCGCCATGGGCGCGGTcgcgctgctgctgccgctgctgctgccgctgctgctgccccgGACCGCCCGCGGGGCCGCA GTGTGCGGGAgctgcccggggccgccgcggAACGGCTCCATTGTGTCCCGGTTCTGTGAGTCCCGGGGCGACACCGAGAACGACGGGCGCTGCTGCCGGGAGAGGGGACCCCCCCCGGGGCGGCTGCTGGG gCTGGACCTGAGCAACTGCTCCCTGCACAGTGTCCCCCCGGAACTGGCCGAGGCCACCGCTGCCATCGTCCT CGCGGTGCCGGCGGCGCTGGAGTGTCCGGGCGGGAGTGACGCCTGGCAGGATGTGACAGTGGACGGGAGCATCCGGCGGTGCCGGGGCCAGAAAAACCCCTGCAATGGCTCCGCGGAGCTCG cctggccctgTCCCGAAAACTCGGCGTGTGCCCCCGATGGCCCCGGCCTCGTCCAGTGCCTCTGTGACAGCCCCTTCCACAGCTACAAGTGCCTGCGTGAG GGCACGTTCCCGGTACTACTCTTCAGTGGGATCCTGGGCACTGCCACCgtatccctgtccctgctgctgtggggcaCCCAGCGGAGGAAGGCCAAGACCCCctga
- the SLC5A6 gene encoding sodium-dependent multivitamin transporter isoform X2 — MEFTTIDYTIFVLLLVLSTAIGLFYALSGDRQRTVQEFLLANRDMGCLPVALSLLATFQSAVAILGVPAEIYRFGTEYWFLGCSYFLGLLIPAHVFIPVFYRLRITSTYEYLELRFNKTVRVLGTVTFIFQMVIYMGVVLYAPALALNAVTGFDLWSAVLTMGLVCTLYTTLGGLKAVIWTDVFQTLVMLAGQLAVIVVGAQHVGGMARVWHVAEQEGKISGIDLDPNPLERHTFWTLAMGGVFMMLSLYGVNQAQVQRYLSARSEREAKLSCYAVFPCQQIVLCLSCLTGLVMFVYDREHSLTPRPASSDQLVLFFVMDVLRDLPGLPGLFVACLFSGCLSTISSAFNSLATVTMEDLVRPHLPGLSESRATLLSKLLALGYGLLCLGMAYVSSMLGPVLQAAISIFGMVGGPLLGLFCLGMFFPCANPTGAALGLVAGLAMAFWVGIGGLLKNMRQAGGASPMPNSTALPTVGNLTSILATTLLPPTPSPTGLQRFYSLSYMWYSAHNSTTVIVVGVLVSLLTGPTPPEALDPRTISPVVPRLLCCLSPKIRQRLCCGGGDPAQTPGHADATEKSNGIPNGLAPPGPGQREEEEEEGQGYIRSATAPSYAVQETSF; from the exons ATGGAGTTCACCACCATCGACTACACCATCTtcgtgctgctgctggtgctgtcaACGGCCATCGGGCTGTTCTACGCGCTGAGCGGCGACCGGCAGCGCACGGTGCAGGAGTTCCTGCTGGCCAACCGTGACATGGGCTGCCTGCCCGTcgccctgtccctgctggccACCTTCCAGTCGGCCGTGGCCATCCTGGGCGTGCCCGCCGAGATCTACCGCTTCGGCACCGAGTACTGGTTCCTCGGCTGCTCCTACTTCCTGGGGCTGCTCATCCCGGCGCACGTCTTCATCCCCGTCTTCTACCGCCTGCGCATCACCAGCACCTACGAG TATCTGGAGCTGCGCTTCAACAAGACGGTGCGAGTGCTGGGCACCGTCACCTTCATCTTCCAGATG GTCATCTACATGGGCGTGGTGCTCTACGCGCCCGCGCTGGCCCTCAATGCAG TGACGGGCTTTGACCTCTGGAGCGCAGTGCTGACCATGGGGCTGGTCTGCACCCTCTACACTACACTG GGCGGGCTGAAGGCTGTCATCTGGACAGACGTGTTCCAGACGCTGGTGATGCTGGCAGGCCAGCTGGCTGTCATCGTGGTGGGCGCGCAGCACGTGGGCGGCATGGCCCGTGTCTGGCACGTGGCTGAGCAGGAGGGCAAGATCTCTGGCATCGA CCTGGACCCCAACCCCCTGGAGCGCCACACCTTCTGGACCCTGGCCATGGGCGGGGTGTTCATGATGCTGTCGCTGTACGGGGTGAACCAGGCGCAGGTGCAGCGCTACCTCAGTGCCCGCAGTGAGCGGGAGGCCAAACT ctcctgctacGCCGTGTTCCCCTGCCAGCAGATCGTGCTCTGCCTCAGCTGCCTCACGGGCCTCGTCATGTTCGTCTACGACCGGGAGCACTCGCTGACCCCACGCCCTGCCTCCTCTGACCAG ctggtGCTGTTCTTCGTGATGGACGTGCTGCGGGACCTGCCAGGGCTGCCCGGGCTCTTCGTCGCTTGCCTCTTCAGCGGCTGCCTCAG caccATCTCCTCCGCCTTCAACTCACTGGCCACGGTGACCATGGAGGACCTGGTGCGGCCGCACCTCCCTGGGCTGTCGGAGTCACGGGCCACGCTGCTCTCCAAGCTGCTGG ctctcgGTTACgggctgctgtgcctgggcaTGGCGTACGTGTCCTCCATGCTGGGACCTGTGCTGCAG GCGGCCATCAGCATCTTCGGCATGGTGGGGGGCCCCCTCCTGGGGCTCTTCTGCCTCGGCATGTTCTTCCCCTGCGCCAACCCCACG ggagctgccttGGGGCTGGTGGCCGGGCTGGCCATGGCCTTCTGGGTGGGCATCGGCGGCCTCCTGAAGAACATGAGGCAGGCTGGGGGGGCCTCCCCCATGCCCAACAGCACAGCGCTGCCGACTGTGGGCAACCTCACCTCCATCCTGGCTACCACTCTGCTGCCCCCCACGCCGA GCCCCACGGGGCTGCAGCGATTCTACAGCCTGTCCTACATGTGGTACAGCGCCCACAACTCCACCACGGTCATCGTGGTGGGGGTCCTTGTCAGCCTGCTCACTG gCCCCACGCCACCAGAGGCCCTGGACCCCCGCACCATCTCCCCCGTGGTGCCCcggctgctctgctgcctgtcccCCAAAATCCGGCAGCGGCTCTGCTGTGGGGGGGGAGACCCTGCCCAG ACCCCTGGCCATGCAGATGccacagagaagagcaatggGATTCCCAACGGCCtggccccccccggccccgggcagcgggaggaggaggaggaggaaggacagGGGTACATCCGCAGTGCCACGGCCCCCTCCTACGCCGTGCAGGAAACCTCCTTCTGA
- the ATRAID gene encoding all-trans retinoic acid-induced differentiation factor isoform X1, producing MTYPGGAAPDAASARPPRALMTSPPAPRGAAPLPAPLPAPPRSAASAGHRAPLPAPRGAPLGSRGRPARGGEGQPGAMGAVALLLPLLLPLLLPRTARGAAVCGSCPGPPRNGSIVSRFCESRGDTENDGRCCRERGPPPGRLLGLDLSNCSLHSVPPELAEATAAIVLDLTENPLTSLPNGSFLGFTHLQLLAVPAALECPGGSDAWQDVTVDGSIRRCRGQKNPCNGSAELAWPCPENSACAPDGPGLVQCLCDSPFHSYKCLREGTFPVLLFSGILGTATVSLSLLLWGTQRRKAKTP from the exons ATGACGTATCCtggcggggccgcccccgacGCCGCGTCCGCCCGGCCCCCGCGCGCTCTGATGACGTCACCGCCCGCCCCACGTGgggcggccccgctcccggccccgctcccggccccgccgcgctccgctGCCTCGGCCGGTCACCGCGCCCCGCTGCCCGCGCCGCGGGGGGCCCCGCTCGGGTCCAGAGGCCGCCCGGCCCGCGGAGGGGAGGGACAGCCCGGCGCCATGGGCGCGGTcgcgctgctgctgccgctgctgctgccgctgctgctgccccgGACCGCCCGCGGGGCCGCA GTGTGCGGGAgctgcccggggccgccgcggAACGGCTCCATTGTGTCCCGGTTCTGTGAGTCCCGGGGCGACACCGAGAACGACGGGCGCTGCTGCCGGGAGAGGGGACCCCCCCCGGGGCGGCTGCTGGG gCTGGACCTGAGCAACTGCTCCCTGCACAGTGTCCCCCCGGAACTGGCCGAGGCCACCGCTGCCATCGTCCT GGACCTGACTGAGAACCCCCTGACGTCCCTCCCCAACGGCTCCTTCCTGGGCTTCacccacctgcagctcct CGCGGTGCCGGCGGCGCTGGAGTGTCCGGGCGGGAGTGACGCCTGGCAGGATGTGACAGTGGACGGGAGCATCCGGCGGTGCCGGGGCCAGAAAAACCCCTGCAATGGCTCCGCGGAGCTCG cctggccctgTCCCGAAAACTCGGCGTGTGCCCCCGATGGCCCCGGCCTCGTCCAGTGCCTCTGTGACAGCCCCTTCCACAGCTACAAGTGCCTGCGTGAG GGCACGTTCCCGGTACTACTCTTCAGTGGGATCCTGGGCACTGCCACCgtatccctgtccctgctgctgtggggcaCCCAGCGGAGGAAGGCCAAGACCCCctga